A region of the Thioploca ingrica genome:
GATCCCCGGTATCTACTCCGGCAGGTACTTTAACGGATAAAGTTTTGTGTTCCTGAGTTCGCCCACTGCCATGACAGGTTGAACACGGATCAGCTATAATTTTGCCGGTGCCGCGACAAGTTGGACACGTTTGCTGTACCGAAAAGAAACCTTGCGTCATGCGAATTTGACCCTGCCCACTGCAGCGGCGACAGGTCGTTGGACTACTGCCTGGTTTAGCACCACTGCCCTCACAACGAGAACAAACGACTTGGGTTGGTAGTCGAATCTTAACTTCAGTTCCGGCAACGGCTTCTTCCAACGATAAACTCAGATCGTAACGTAAATCTGAACCTCTGAAAACACGATTACTACTATTGCCTCCTCGGAAACCACCACCAAATACGCTTTCAAAAATATCACCGATATCGCCAAAACCACTAAACCCGGAGAAACCACTACCGCCCGCCGCCATATTGGGATCAACACCCGCATGTCCAAATTGGTCGTAAGCAGCACGTTTTTGTGGGTCAGATAAAATTTCGTAGGCTTCTTTTATTTCTTTGAATTTTTCCTCCGCTTGTTTATCACCGGGGTTGCGGTCCGGATGAAATTTCATCGCTAAGCGGCGGTAGGATTTTTTCAATTCATCTTCACTGGCATTTTTAGCGACACCGAGTGTTTCGTAATAATCACGTTTTGACATAGTTAGCAAACTTTATGGCGAAATAGGGCGCTTGAGATTGTTCAATACAACTAACTCATTCAATTTGGGTTTTATTAGTCAATTTCAGTATAGGGTTATCAAGTCATGAGTGCGACTAAAATTTCTTCATTCGAGGTTTTCACCGCCAAATTATTAATGCAGTTCAATTGGTATTTTTTTTAGGCAGTGCCTAATTTGTGGTGATATTAGCCCGGTAGCAACCCGGGATTGCAATCCTTGGTTACACTAAAATCATTAGCACTACCCTCGGTTGAATTTTTGGCGGTGAAAGAAAGCAACAGTGATCTTTTTAAAGGTCAACAGCATTAACGATCGGTTGTTGTTATTTTCCTTTCACCAACATTTTTAACCATTTAAAATCAGTAAAGTCATATTCCATTGAGGACAGCGGTTATTTATTTTAGCTGCTCAGCGAATTATTTTTTACCTTCTTTAACTTCTTCAAATTCGGCATCGACGACATCGGATTGATTTTTAGTCGATTTTGATTTTTCTGCTGCGGATTGCGCTGCTTCAGTAAAACCTTCCGGACCACCGGCACTCGCTTGACTATAAGCTTGTTGGGCGATTTTACCCGAAAGTTCCGCTAAAGTTTGAGTCTTGGCTTCAATTTCGGCTTTATCATCGCTTTTAATCGTTTGCTTAAGGTCTTCAATAGCGGCTTCAATAGCGGTTTTGTCATTGGTACTGACCTTATCACCTAATTCTTTTAAAGATTTAGAAGTCGCATGAATTAAATTATCAGCTCGATTGCGGGTTTCAACTAATTCATGGAATTTTTTGTCTTCACTCGCATGCGCTTCGGCGTCTTTAACCATGTGGTTAATTTCTTCTTCAGATAAACCGCTAGACGCTTTAATCGAACGTTTTTGTTCTTTAGCGGTGGCTTTATCTATAGCAGAAACATGCAAAATGCCATTAGCGTCAATATCAAAAGTGACTTCAATTTGTGGAACGCCGCGTGGTGCTGTTGGAATATCGGTTAAATCAAATTTTTCTAACGATTTATTAAATTGCGCCATTTCCCGTTCGCCTTGTAAGACGTGCACCGTTACTGCGGTTTGATTATCTTCAGCCGTAGAAAAAATCTGTGAATGTTTAGTGGGAATAGTTGTATTCTTGGGAATTAATTTGGTCATCACCCCACCTAGGGTTTCAATCCCTAATGACAGCGGCGTTACGTCCAACAACAAGACATCTTTAACGTCACCACTTAACACCCCACCTTGGATAGCGGCACCCACCGCCACTGCTTCATCTGGATTAACATCTTTACGGGGCTCTTTGCCAAAGATATTCTTCACGGATTCTTGCACTTTAGGCATACGGGATTGCCCACCGACGAGAATAACTTCATCAATATCTCTGGCACTGACACCCGAATCTTTTATGGCAATTCGGCAAGGTTCTATCGTTCTTTCAATGAGATCCTCTACTAAGGATTCTAACTTAGCGCGAGTTAACTTAATGTTAAGATGTTTGGGACCACTAGCGTCGGCGGTGACAT
Encoded here:
- a CDS encoding DnaJ-class molecular chaperone with C-terminal Zn finger domain; this translates as MSKRDYYETLGVAKNASEDELKKSYRRLAMKFHPDRNPGDKQAEEKFKEIKEAYEILSDPQKRAAYDQFGHAGVDPNMAAGGSGFSGFSGFGDIGDIFESVFGGGFRGGNSSNRVFRGSDLRYDLSLSLEEAVAGTEVKIRLPTQVVCSRCEGSGAKPGSSPTTCRRCSGQGQIRMTQGFFSVQQTCPTCRGTGKIIADPCSTCHGSGRTQEHKTLSVKVPAGVDTGDRIRLSGEGEAGINSGPAGDLYVQINVRPHPIFIREENNLYCEVPISIVTAALGGELEAPTLDGRVMLKIPPETQTGKLFRIRGKGVKPVRGGPTGDLHCRVVVETPVNLTSRQKELLREFEQSMREGNKQHSPKESSWLDGVKKFFEDMKF
- a CDS encoding molecular chaperone DnaK, giving the protein MGKIIGIDLGTTNSCVAVMEGKNCRVIENSEGGRTTPSVVAFTNDGEVLVGQSAKRQAVTNPNNTLFAVKRLIGRKFRDNVVQRDINMVPYKIVEADNGDAWVDIKGKKMAPPEISARVLMKMKKTAEDYLGEPVKEAVITVPAYFNDSQRQATKDAGRIAGLDVKRIINEPTAAALAYGMDKKRGDIKIAVYDLGGGTFDISIIEIAEVDGEHQFEVLATNGDTFLGGEDFDLRIIDYLVDEFKKESGINLKNDPLALQRLKESAEKAKIELSSSQQTDINLPYVTADASGPKHLNIKLTRAKLESLVEDLIERTIEPCRIAIKDSGVSARDIDEVILVGGQSRMPKVQESVKNIFGKEPRKDVNPDEAVAVGAAIQGGVLSGDVKDVLLLDVTPLSLGIETLGGVMTKLIPKNTTIPTKHSQIFSTAEDNQTAVTVHVLQGEREMAQFNKSLEKFDLTDIPTAPRGVPQIEVTFDIDANGILHVSAIDKATAKEQKRSIKASSGLSEEEINHMVKDAEAHASEDKKFHELVETRNRADNLIHATSKSLKELGDKVSTNDKTAIEAAIEDLKQTIKSDDKAEIEAKTQTLAELSGKIAQQAYSQASAGGPEGFTEAAQSAAEKSKSTKNQSDVVDAEFEEVKEGKK